The window AAGTAATAGGTATGGCCCGTTAATGGCATATCGTTAAAAAACAACAGCATGCCAATAAACAAACCCATTAACATGGTGAAAAAGGTAACCAGCCAAGGGTTGGTAACTTTTTTACTGGCATTTGCTGCACCCCTGCGTGTCGAGAACAGGTTGCGTGGCCGACGGTTATCCATCAGGAGTTTGATCCGGAGTATCTCGTTCAACTGGTGGATGTTTACCCCGGCCCCGGCCATTACCGGATCGAACCACCTTATCAATCGTAAAAATATTTTATCCATAGCTATCAATCAAAAGAGTTAATAATAGCATCGGCCTCTGTTCCTGTACTTTCACGACCGGTTAGCTTGGCAAAAATACTTTCCAGGGTATCGCTATGGCTTTGTTTTAACGATTCAAACGTACCATCGGCAATAATTTCGCCTTTATTAATAAGCAGGATACGGTCTGACACCTTCTCTACCACATCCATCATGTGTGAACAGTAAAAGATCGTTTTACCTTCTTCTTTCAACCGTACGATCAACTCTTTTATCATAATCACGGCATTCGCGTCTAAGCCTGACAGTGGTTCGTCCAGCACAATAATTTTAGGGTTATGGATAATGCCCGATATTAGCAACACTTTTTGCTTCATGCCTTTGCTGAAGGTGTCCATACGCGCATTAATGTTATCACCCAGGCCAAAAGCCACTAATAATTTCTTAGCACGATCATACAACACACCTTCCTCCATATTATACAGTTTGCCAATAAAGTCAAGGTATTCCATAGGGGTAAGCACATCATACAGTTCGGCATTTTCGGGCACATAGCCAATCAGCTTCTTTATCTCCTGCGGGTTGGTCGCCATATTAAGGCCATCTACCACTACTCCTCCATTAAAATCGGGAATAAGACCAGTAAGTATTTTTACCGTGGTTGATTTACCTGCCCCGTTAGGGCCAATATAACCGATAAC of the Mucilaginibacter boryungensis genome contains:
- a CDS encoding ABC transporter ATP-binding protein, whose protein sequence is MNDKPLIQIKNLSKSYGDKLVLKHLTLDIFPGQVIGYIGPNGAGKSTTVKILTGLIPDFNGGVVVDGLNMATNPQEIKKLIGYVPENAELYDVLTPMEYLDFIGKLYNMEEGVLYDRAKKLLVAFGLGDNINARMDTFSKGMKQKVLLISGIIHNPKIIVLDEPLSGLDANAVIMIKELIVRLKEEGKTIFYCSHMMDVVEKVSDRILLINKGEIIADGTFESLKQSHSDTLESIFAKLTGRESTGTEADAIINSFD